Genomic DNA from Alphaproteobacteria bacterium PA2:
GACATTCAAATGCGTCTATGGCCCAGCCGGGGCTGAGCCCCCGTGTTCAGAGGGCGGTGGCGCGATCCGGGAACTTGGGTGTGCATGAGCGGTAGAATTCCGCCAGGATCTTCATGTCGGCCTCGTAGTCGCCACTGGCCATGAGCGCCGGGCCCAGGCCGACGACCTTGCGCTTGTAGTCCATCATGCCGCAGACCATGGGCACGCCTGCGCCCAGAGCAATATGATAGAAGCCGGTCTTCCATTGCCGGGCCTTGCCCCGCGTACCTTCCGGCGCAATGGTCAGCATGAATTCATCGCGCCTGGCGAATTCAGCGATCATGGCGTCGACCACATTGTGCGAAGCTGACCGGTCCACTGGAACCCCGCCCAGGTCGCGCATGGCCTTTGCCAGTGGCCATCGGAACAGCGAATCCTTGCCCATGAAGCTGAGATCGAGGTTGAGGCCGTCTGTCGCCCCCATGAAATAGACGAAGTCCCAGTTGCTGGTGTGCGGGGCGGCTATGACCACAAACTTCCGCGGCATGGGCGCAGAGCCTTCCACGGTCCAGCCCTGGCGCTTGAACCAGGCGACAAGGGTCCAGCGTATGACCCGGGCCAGCCAACCCATCTTGCGTTGCGTCTTGAAGCTCGGGTCAGGGCTCGGCATCTGGCGTTCAGTCTCGCATTTGTTCTGGACAAACAGACAGGCGACCATGCCTGACAGGTCAAGTGTTTTCCCTTTGGGGCAAGGGCAAACCCTCCCCTGTTCTACGTCCATCCGGATCGGACGGATGCACGGGCAAACGGTCGCCTAGGCCGGAATTCGCACCATCAGCTGCTCATAGCCCTTCACGAAGCTTGATCGGACCCGCACGGGCTCATCGAGGACCTCGATCTTCGGGAACCGCTTCAGCACCTCTTCCCAGACCGTGCGCAGCTGCATTTCTGCCAGACGGTTGCCGACGCAGCGGTGGATGCCGAAACCGAAGCTCAGGTGCTGGCGGGGCCGTTCCCGGTCGATGATGAACCTGTTGGGTTCCGGAATGGCGCGTTCGTCCCGGTTGCCCGAGACATACCACATGACGACCTTGTCGCCCTTCTTGATGGTCTTGCCGCCCAGTTCCACGTCCCGCAGGGCCGTCCGCCGCATGTGGGCCAGAGGGGTCTGCCACCGGATGATTTCCGGCACCAGTGAGGTGACCAGATCATGGTTGGCCATGAGCTTGTCGTACTGGTCGGGGTTCTGGCTAAGGGCCAGCAGTCCGCCGGTGAGCGAATTGCGGGTGGTGTCATTACCGCCGACGATCAGCAGGATCACGTTTCCCAGATACTCGTCAGGGGTCATGTTCCGGGTGGCCTCGCTGTGGGCCATCATGGAAATCAGGTCCCCGGTCTGTGGCAGGTTCACCCGCTCGTTCCAGAGCCGGGTGAAATAGGCCAGACATTCCATGAGTTCAGCCTGCCGCTCCTCCTCGGTCTCCACCAGACCGCCTTTGTAAGGAATGGTGGTGGCGACATCCGACCACCGGGTCAGCTTGCGACGCTCCTCAAAGGGGAAGTCGAACAGGGTCGCCAGCATCTGGGTGGTCAGTTCGATGGACACCCGCTCGACCCAGTTGAAGGGCTCGCCAATGGGCAGGTTGTCCAGGATCTGGCAGACCCGCTCACGGATGATCGGCTCCATGTTATGCAGGTTCGTCGGCGAAACGATTGGGCTGACCGCCTTCCGCTGCTCATCGTGCCGCGGAGGGTCCATGGCGATGAAGCTGGGGCGGCGCAGGTCGGGCCGGGCGTCGCGGATGGTGATCCCGCCCAGGGCGGCGTCAGATGAGAAGGCGCCGTGGTTTGTATCCACCGCCATGATGTCCTCATAGCGGGTCACCGACCAGTAAGGACCAAACTCGCTGTCCCGGCACCAGTGGACCGGGTCTTCGGCGCGAAGGCGTTCGAAATAGGCCCAGAAGCCGTTGTTGAGGAAGAGCTCGGGATCGCCCGGATTGATGTCTTCCAGGGGCATGGAATAGGCCCGTGCGCGGGCTTCGTCCTCAAGCTTCATTGCGCCGTCGGCCATGTCCTGTCTCCCTCTGCGGACCGTCCTGCACGGCGGTCTTTGCAGCATGAAAGATCAAATCACCGATTTGGGCAATCACCTGGCTCCCTGTGCCATCGCAATCTGCTCTGCGAGGTCCTTCGGCAGGGTCAACCCGGACACGGCGACATCCTCGGCGAGGTGGGCCATTCGCGTGGCGCCGACCACGGCGCAGCTGATCTCGGCGTGACCCAGGACCCAGGCCAGGGCCGCCTGCGCGCCACTCAGTTCCGGCTGGTCATTGAGAAACCGGAAGCGCAGGCCGTCCGCGACTTCTTTGCGGTGGTTCTTGAGGGCCCGGGCCGCATACCAGAGGTCACGAAGGCCCCTGATCTTCAGCACCTGCAGGCCCGTATGCCCCATGGCCAGGGGCATGCCCGCCAGAACCCCCTTCCCGGCTGCCTGTGCTGCGGCGGCCAGGGCTTTGCGCTCCGGTCTCAGGACATTGAAATCCATCATGACAAGGTCAAACTCCGGCGCCGCGATGACGGCGGCCAGGACCTCGGGATCAAAGCTGTTGGCGCCAAGGGCCCGAACCAGCCCCCGTCGCTTGAACCCTGCCAGACCGTCCATAAACTCCGGCGTCAGTTCCTGCGCTGCCGGTCCATGCAACTGGAGTATGGGAAGGCGTTCAAGCCCTAGCGTTTTCAGGCTGCGCAGGATGTCCTGCTCGATGGTGGGCAAGGACATGTCGCGACGCACCCTGCCCCCCTCGAACCGCGTGCCGGCCTTGGTGGCGATGATAAGATCAGAAGTGTCCCTGCCCCTCAGCGCCCGTCCGAGACGGGGCTCGGCGTTTCCGCCTGAATAGGCGGGGCTGGTGTCGAAGACCGTGACGCCCTGGTCCAGGGCGAAATGCACCAGGGCTATGGCCTCCCGCTCCGGGAAGGCGCCCTGACCCCACCAGCTGGCGCAGCCAAAGCCGATCTCGGAAACCCTGAGCCCCGTGGCCCCGAGGGATCGATAGTGCATGTACCGGCCCTGATTGATGGTGGGCGGCGAGGGGCTCGAACCCCCGACCCCCTGGGTGTAAACCAGGTGCTCTGACCAACTGAGCTAGCCGCCCGCCCGGGGGCCTTAACACCCCTCGGCCGAACCGCAAAGGGGGAGGCCCGGGTCTTAGTTCAGGGCCTTCTTCAGGCCCTCGCCCATCTTGAAGCGCGCAGACCGGGATGCCGGGCGTTTGACGGTCTCACCGGTGCGGGGATTGCGAGCTGTGCCTGCCGGCCGACTGACGGGTATGAAACTGCCAAAGCCGACCAGTCTGACTTCATCGCCGTTTCGGAGGGACTCCGTGACGCTATCGAGGACAACGTCCAGGGCCAGTTTGGCCTGAGCCTTGTTCAGCTCCGCCCTTTCGGCAATGACGGCAATCAGTTCGGCCTTTGTCATGTTCGCGCCTCCCAGCCCGATGAATTCCGCCGACCCGGGACCTCCCACCTGGTCCAGGTCCGGCAGAAACCATTTATGACCCAGCGGAAGCCAGCGTCAAACAAAGGCGGCGCGGGAATGAACCCGCGCCGCGAATTTAGGCGTTATTCCCTCAATGGGTGATGACGGAGTCGTCCGTGGCCTCATCGGGGGCGACAGGCAATGCCCCCGCCGCCGGTTCAGTCCATTCGATCGGCGTCAGGGGCCGGATCAGGGTCAGGGCCAGGACCTCATCCACAGTCGAGACCGGAATGATCTCTAGGGCCGATTTCACGTTGTCCGGGATGTCGGCGAGATCCTTGGCGTTCTCCTTGGGGATCAGCACGGTCTTGACCCCCGACCGCAGGGCGGCCAGCAGCTTTTCCTTGAGACCGCCAATGGGCAGGACCCGTCCCCGCAGGGTGACCTCGCCGGTCATGGCGATGTCCTTGCGGATGGGAATGCCGGTC
This window encodes:
- a CDS encoding acyltransferase; the encoded protein is MGWLARVIRWTLVAWFKRQGWTVEGSAPMPRKFVVIAAPHTSNWDFVYFMGATDGLNLDLSFMGKDSLFRWPLAKAMRDLGGVPVDRSASHNVVDAMIAEFARRDEFMLTIAPEGTRGKARQWKTGFYHIALGAGVPMVCGMMDYKRKVVGLGPALMASGDYEADMKILAEFYRSCTPKFPDRATAL
- a CDS encoding DNA-binding protein, whose amino-acid sequence is MTKAELIAVIAERAELNKAQAKLALDVVLDSVTESLRNGDEVRLVGFGSFIPVSRPAGTARNPRTGETVKRPASRSARFKMGEGLKKALN
- a CDS encoding cytochrome P450 codes for the protein MADGAMKLEDEARARAYSMPLEDINPGDPELFLNNGFWAYFERLRAEDPVHWCRDSEFGPYWSVTRYEDIMAVDTNHGAFSSDAALGGITIRDARPDLRRPSFIAMDPPRHDEQRKAVSPIVSPTNLHNMEPIIRERVCQILDNLPIGEPFNWVERVSIELTTQMLATLFDFPFEERRKLTRWSDVATTIPYKGGLVETEEERQAELMECLAYFTRLWNERVNLPQTGDLISMMAHSEATRNMTPDEYLGNVILLIVGGNDTTRNSLTGGLLALSQNPDQYDKLMANHDLVTSLVPEIIRWQTPLAHMRRTALRDVELGGKTIKKGDKVVMWYVSGNRDERAIPEPNRFIIDRERPRQHLSFGFGIHRCVGNRLAEMQLRTVWEEVLKRFPKIEVLDEPVRVRSSFVKGYEQLMVRIPA